A genomic region of Bubalus kerabau isolate K-KA32 ecotype Philippines breed swamp buffalo chromosome 10, PCC_UOA_SB_1v2, whole genome shotgun sequence contains the following coding sequences:
- the BMF gene encoding bcl-2-modifying factor, translated as MEPPQCVEELEDDVFQPEDGEPGTQPRSLLSADLFAQSQLDCPLSRLQLFPLTHCCGPGLRPTSQEDKATQTLSPASPSQGVMLPCGVTEEPQRLFYGNAGYRLPLPASFPAGLPLGEQPPEGQWQHRAEIQIARKLQCIADQFHRLHMQQHQQNRNRVWWQILLFLHNVALNGDENRNGAGPR; from the exons ATGGAGCCACCCCAGTGTGTGGAGGAGCTGGAGGATGACGTATTCCAGCCCGAGGATGGGGAGCCGGGGACCCAGCCCAGGAGCTTGCTCTCTGCTGACCTGTTTGCCCAGAGCCAGCTGGACTGCCCCCTCAGCCGTCTGCAACTCTTCCCTCTCACACACTGCTGTGGCCCTGGGCTTCGACCCACCAGCCAGGAAGACAAGGCTACTCAGACTCTCAGCCCAGCTTCCCCGAGCCAGGGTGTCATGCTGCCTTGTGGGGTGACTGAGGAGCCCCAGCGACTCTTTTATG GCAATGCTGGCTACCGGCTCCCCCTTCCTGCCAGTTTCCCTGCAGGCTTGCCCCTTGGTGAGCAACCCCCTGAAGGGCAGTGGCAACATCGAGCAGAGATACAGATTGCCCGAAAACTCCAGTGCATTGCAGACCAGTTCCATCGGCTTCATATGCAGCAA caccAGCAGAACCGAAATCGCGTGTGGTGGCAGATCCTCCTCTTCCTACACAACGTGGCTTTGAATGGAGATGAGAACAGGAACGGGGCAGGCCCCAGGTGA